One region of Desulfatiglans sp. genomic DNA includes:
- a CDS encoding methyltransferase, with the protein MNMYHWIEQIIYTERKKALPILSFPAVQYLYVTVRELVADSNHMAIGMRSIADHFDMPAALSYMDLSVEAEAFGALTVYAADEVPTIIGRLINNRNDAEALKVPDVGAGRTGVNIETIRKAKMLISDRPVFAQCIGPFSLTGRLMNVNDVMMHCYEEPEMVHVILRKATDFILSYAKALKKIGANGIILAEPLAGLLSPPLINEFSTPYVHEIVSALQDRHFIVIYHNCGNAVPHLLDSIMDTGCFAFHFGDSVDIRAILEKVPRNYLVMGNISPSKVFRVKTTEEVRLETLKLLNSCGMFNNFVLSSGCDIPPNVDLDNVETFFKTADGFYYRQSLRNAIA; encoded by the coding sequence ATGAATATGTACCATTGGATCGAACAGATCATATATACAGAGAGAAAAAAGGCCTTACCTATTCTTTCATTCCCTGCGGTTCAGTACCTTTATGTGACAGTAAGGGAGCTGGTTGCAGACAGTAACCATATGGCAATAGGGATGAGGTCTATTGCAGACCATTTTGATATGCCAGCAGCCTTGAGTTATATGGATTTATCGGTTGAGGCAGAAGCATTCGGCGCCCTTACAGTATACGCTGCAGATGAGGTGCCAACAATAATCGGCAGGCTCATTAATAACAGGAATGATGCAGAGGCATTAAAGGTGCCTGATGTAGGCGCTGGTCGTACAGGTGTGAATATAGAAACCATACGCAAGGCCAAGATGCTTATCAGTGACAGGCCTGTTTTTGCGCAGTGTATCGGCCCGTTTTCTCTTACCGGAAGGTTGATGAATGTAAATGATGTTATGATGCACTGCTATGAAGAGCCGGAAATGGTTCATGTGATATTGCGGAAGGCCACAGATTTTATTTTATCATATGCAAAGGCGCTTAAAAAAATTGGGGCCAACGGGATAATACTCGCGGAGCCCCTGGCAGGGCTTCTTTCACCGCCGCTCATAAATGAGTTCTCCACCCCTTATGTACATGAAATTGTCTCTGCCCTGCAGGATAGACATTTTATTGTCATCTACCATAACTGCGGAAATGCTGTGCCCCATCTGCTGGATTCCATAATGGATACCGGCTGCTTTGCCTTTCATTTTGGTGATTCAGTAGATATCAGGGCCATACTTGAAAAGGTGCCACGAAACTATCTTGTGATGGGAAATATCAGCCCGTCAAAGGTCTTCAGGGTAAAAACCACTGAAGAGGTAAGGCTTGAAACACTCAAGCTTTTAAACAGCTGCGGCATGTTTAATAATTTTGTCCTGTCCTCAGGATGTGATATCCCCCCGAACGTGGATCTTGATAATGTGGAGACATTTTTTAAGACGGCAGATGGGTTCTATTACAGGCAGAGTTTGAGGAATGCAATTGCCTGA